The following DNA comes from Buttiauxella agrestis.
CCTTCGCCAATCAAGATATCAATGAAACGGCGCACCAGCTGACGATTCAGTGGATCAAGTCCTTGCAGCGGTTCATCGAGAATCAGCAGTGTAGGGTGTTTCACCAGTGCACGCGCAATCAATGCAAGACGCTGTTGGCCCCATGAAAGACTGTGGAAAGGCGCATCTGCAGTCGCGTTGTCCATGCCGAGCATGTTCAGCCATTCACGGCCGAGTTTTTGTTGGCGATCGGAAACAGCCTGATAGATGCCAATCGAGTCAAAATAGCCTGAAAGCACCACGTTTCGCACCGTTGTACTGACGCGGTAATCCAGATGCAAATTACTGCTGACGTAGCCAATATGCTTTTTGATATCCCAGATGGTTTCGCCGCTGCCACGCCGACGACCAAACAGCGTCAGATCGTTGCTGTAACCCTGAGGGTGATCGCCCGTGACCAGACTTAATAACGTCGATTTCCCTGCACCGTTCGGGCCGACGATTTGCCAGTGTTCCCCAGGGTTTACCGTCCAGGACAGTTTGTGCAGGATAGGCCGGTCATTGTATTCCACCACACCATCACGCAGTACAATGCGTGGCTGATTTTCAGGCAGCGTATAACGTGCGCTCGGATCGTCAGCCTCCGGCAGCGCCACGCCTGCCAGTTTTTCGCTGTGAGCCAGTTGTGCAATCAGCGCCTGTTCCAGTAGCTTTTGTTTTTCACCGACTTCAATCAGCGCACAATCTGCCAGCACGCCAGCGTTTTGTATAAAATCAGGGATCTCATCAAAGCGGTTAAGCACCAATACGACGGTGTAGCCCTGCGTACTCAATTCACCTAATAATGCGGCAAGTTGCTCGCGGGATTTCACATCCAGTCCGTCAAATGGCTCATCAAAAATAAGCAAATCAGGCTGAGGCATCAGCGCCTGGCAGAGCAGGGCCTTGCGCGTTTCACCTGTGGAAAGGTATTTAAAACGACGAGTTAATAACGATGTGATGCCGAAAAGCTCCGCTAACTGTTGGCAGCGGACTTCATCTTTGATTTCATCCTGAATAATTTCCGCCGTGGTGCGACCGGTATCGTCTTCATCAGGACTCAATAAATCGGTGTTATTTCGCTGCCATTCATCGCTGACTAACTTTTGCAGTTGCTCAAAAGAAAGGTGGGCAATCCGGGTGAATGTGCACTGGCGCTCGCCCTTTTGCAGGGGGAGTGAACCGGCTAATGCCCGGGCAAGGGCTGATTTACCGCTGCCGTTGGCACCCACAAACGCCCAGCTTTCACCGGCGTTAATGGCTAAATCATTGAGGGCAAGAGTTCGGGTGTCGCTAAGGTGAAAGACTCCTTGCGAAATTTGCAACGTCGACATAAACCATCCCATTTTTTGCAGTGATTAAGCCCAGATTTACGGATTGCCTGTGGTGTTGTCAATTCGCTGCGCGGTTTTAGCACAGAGTGGCGATAATCACGCGATCGGCATTAAAAAATGCTATGACTTCAGCACCTTCCACCAGTTTCTGGATTTCCACTACAGTGTTCGGCACGGTAGCGCACAGCGTTTGCCCGTCAGGCAATTGCACCAGCACTTCGCTTTGCTCAGCCCCTTGCTGAATATTGCTGATAATACCGGGGAGCTGGTTGTCTGCACTGCTGGCACGTTTTGCATCAGTGGTAATTTCCACCCACGGCGCTTTAATCAGTACCAGAACTTCTTTGCCTTCGCTTAAACCCAGGCGTTCTGCGCTCTGGCGCGTAATGGCTGCCTGCAAACGCGTCGAGCCATCAGCCAATAAAATATCAACGTGTTGCTGTACTTGTTCGCTATCACGACGTAAAACGGTGCCGAAAAGCTGGTTGCGAGCGCTGGTTTGTAGAGAAAAACGAGAAATTGCAGCGAGCAAACTATCGAGCGGTAGCGCGTCATCACGCAGCACATCGAAGGCTTTTTGTTGGATTTGCGCGAGCAATTCATAAAGCTGAATCAGACGTTCACCGTAATGCGTAAGAACCGCGCCGCCGCCGCCTTTACCGCCTGTTGCTCTATCAACTAACGTCTCAGCGCTCAGTTGATTCATCTCATTGATGGCGTCCCAGGCACTTTTGTAGCTAATGCCCGCAAGTTTTGCGCCCTGGCTAATTGAGCCGGTATGTTGTATTTGTTTAAGTAGCGCGATACGACGTGGATCGGCGAACAGCCGCTGCTGGAGTTTCAGCGTCAGTAGAATTTCAGCTTGCATAACCTCTCCGCAATAAAGAAAACGCCATTTTCCTCTATTGCGTGGGGTTGGGCAAATCGCACAAAAGGAGAGTGCGTTTTTCTGTCAGGTCGTTAGAATAGCCGCTCTCACTTTTGTTGGAGGCATCCATGTTAGAGTTATTGAAAAGCTTGGTGTTTGCCGTGGTCATGGTGCCAATCGTAATGGCGGTGATTCTCGGTCTTATCTATGGATTGGGTGAAGTCTTTAACGTCTTCTCAAAAGTCGGTCACAACGACCAACCGAAAAAAAACCATTGATTTCCTAACGCCCGCATCAGCGGGCGTTGCATTTCTTCTCTTCCCTTCAGAAATTCAGCAACGGCAATACTGCCGGGATCTGTGAAAGCAGGTACAGCACCAGTCCGATAGAGCCACCAACCAGCGTGCCGTTTATGCGGATAAATTGTAAATCTTTGCCTATGTTCAGCTCGATTTGCCGCGACATATCCTGTGCATCCCAGCTTTTGACCGTATCGCTAATATGGCGAGTCAGGAAAGTGGCGAACTCAGGCGCCATTTTCTGCACCGCTAGCTCCAGATGCTCATTAAGTGATGTGCGCAACGCGCTATCGGCAACCAGTGTCTCTCCCAACCACTGACCAGCCTCTGCAATGCGCTTTTTCACGCGCGAATCTTCAGAATTAACATCCACTTTCAACCATTCGCGCAAATCGCCCCACAGCTCGCCCAGATAGCGGTTAAAAGCCTCATCTTCTTTCAAATAACTTTTTATGCTGTCGGCTTTTTCAGCCATTTGCGGCGAGTT
Coding sequences within:
- the modE gene encoding molybdenum-dependent transcriptional regulator — translated: MQAEILLTLKLQQRLFADPRRIALLKQIQHTGSISQGAKLAGISYKSAWDAINEMNQLSAETLVDRATGGKGGGGAVLTHYGERLIQLYELLAQIQQKAFDVLRDDALPLDSLLAAISRFSLQTSARNQLFGTVLRRDSEQVQQHVDILLADGSTRLQAAITRQSAERLGLSEGKEVLVLIKAPWVEITTDAKRASSADNQLPGIISNIQQGAEQSEVLVQLPDGQTLCATVPNTVVEIQKLVEGAEVIAFFNADRVIIATLC
- a CDS encoding AcrZ family multidrug efflux pump-associated protein → MLELLKSLVFAVVMVPIVMAVILGLIYGLGEVFNVFSKVGHNDQPKKNH
- the modF gene encoding molybdate ABC transporter ATP-binding protein ModF, producing the protein MSTLQISQGVFHLSDTRTLALNDLAINAGESWAFVGANGSGKSALARALAGSLPLQKGERQCTFTRIAHLSFEQLQKLVSDEWQRNNTDLLSPDEDDTGRTTAEIIQDEIKDEVRCQQLAELFGITSLLTRRFKYLSTGETRKALLCQALMPQPDLLIFDEPFDGLDVKSREQLAALLGELSTQGYTVVLVLNRFDEIPDFIQNAGVLADCALIEVGEKQKLLEQALIAQLAHSEKLAGVALPEADDPSARYTLPENQPRIVLRDGVVEYNDRPILHKLSWTVNPGEHWQIVGPNGAGKSTLLSLVTGDHPQGYSNDLTLFGRRRGSGETIWDIKKHIGYVSSNLHLDYRVSTTVRNVVLSGYFDSIGIYQAVSDRQQKLGREWLNMLGMDNATADAPFHSLSWGQQRLALIARALVKHPTLLILDEPLQGLDPLNRQLVRRFIDILIGEGETQLLFVSHHAEDAPECITRRLTFVADGDAYRYQFEHLPAAR